The following nucleotide sequence is from Mesorhizobium sp. J8.
CGTTCGGTCTACGATGAATTGTCTGGCGGCGACTGATGTTTGTCGACGCAGCAGCCATCGTCGCGATGCTAAGCAATGAGGTCGAAGCCGAGCGCTGCGCACGAGCGGTCACGGAAGCGTCGGCACCGTTCACTTCCGCCATCGCCATGTGGGAGGCAGCGATGGCGCTGGCGCGGCCGGAAAAGCTGGCCATACCGGTCGTCAGAAGTGCGGAGATTGTAAACCGCTTTCTTGAAGAGCGGGCAATTGCGCTGCGCGAGCTTCCGCCTGCGGTCGAGGCAGCGACGCTATCTATCGAGGCCGCGTCACGGTTTCGCAGCAACGCCATGCGCCTGAACATGGCGGATTGTTTCCACTACGCTTGCGCGCGCCACTACGCGGTTCCGATGCTCTCCACGGCCGACGAATTCAGGCTCACGGATCTGGAGACTGTTCCCTGACAGGCGGAGTCTTCGCCGAGCCTCGCTTCACATTCCTGCGGATCATGCCGAAATCGGCGCCGCCGGTGCCGAAGGCGGCGATGAAATAGAGCGCCGCACCTCCGCCGACCAGCGCGAACAGCGTCGTCGCCTTCACCACCAGGGGCGAGCCGGGCCCGACCCTTGTGGCGAAGTAGTGCTCGGCGAAGTAAAGCGCGGTCGCCATGATCACCGCCGACAGCACCAGCCGCGGAATGCGCTTCAGAAGCGGTATGTCGCGGCCCCAATGGCCGCGCCGGATCAGCATGCCGAGCAGCATCAGCGCGTTGACCCAGCCGGCGACGGCCGAGGCGACCGCGATGCCCGGCGCGCCCATCGACGGGAACAGGGTCAGCGCCGTGGCGACGTTCACGCCAACCGAGATGGCCGCGAAGATCATCGGCGTGCGCGTGTCCTCGCGCGCGAAATAGCCGGGCGTGAAGGCCTTGATCAGCACGAAGGCCGGCAGGCCGAGGCCGAAGATCGCCAGGATCGAGGCGACGACCGGCGTCGAGTGGTTGGCGGCAAACGCCCCGCGCTCATAGACCAGCCGCACGATCGGCTCCGACATCACCCAGAGCGCCGCCGCCGCCGGCAAGGTCATGAACAGGGTGAACTCGACCGAGCGGTTCTGCAGATTGGCGGCCTCGATGAGGTTGCCCGATTTCAGCGCCCGCGACAGTTCCGGCAACAGCACGATGGCGACGGCCACGCCGACGACGCCGAGCGGCAGCTGATAGATGCGGTCGGCATAGGCGAGTGACGAAACCGCGCTGTTCTGCCCCGAGGCGATCGCCGTGCCGATCAGCTGATTGATCTGGGTGATGCCGCCGGTGATCGCCGCCGGCAGCGCCAGGATCAGCAGCCGCTTGACGTTCGGCGTCATCTTCGGCCGGCGGAAACCGATCGAGATGCCGGCGTGGCGCACCGCCACCCAGACGATGGCGAGTTGCACGATGCCCGCCGCCAGCACGCCCCAGGAGAGCCCGAAGCCGACATCATGCGCGTCGAGCCCATGGTACCAGGCGTAGGCGAGCACGCTGATCAGGATGATGTTGAGGAAGGCGGGCGCGATCGCCGCCGCGAAATAGCGGCGCAGCGAGTTCAGCATGCCTGCCATCATGGCGCCGAGCGACATGCAGATCAGGTAGGGGAACATGATCGTGGCGAGCGTGACAGTCGTCTCGAACTTGCCCGGAATGTCGGCGAAGCCCGGCGCCACGAGGTAGCGCACGATGAGCGGCATCGCGACTTCCATCGCGACGGTCAGCGCCAAAAGCGCCGAAAACAGCACGCCGAACACTTCCTCCGAGAAGCGCTTGGCGCCTTCATTGCCATGCTGCTCGATCTCCTTGGCGAAGAGCGGCACGAAAGCGGCGTTGAAGGCGCCTTCGGCGAACAGCCGGCGGAAGGTGTTGGGGAACTGGAAGGCGGCGTTGAAGGCGTCGGCGACCGGCCCGGTGCCGAGGGCAGCCGCCATCAGCATCTCGCGGCCGAAACCCAGCGCGCGGCTCATCAGCGTGCCGGACGCGACGGTGGCGAATTTCTTGACGAGGCTCATGCTGGGAACGACTGCCAGAAAAATTGCGTCAATTGGATGGTCACTCGGCCGCCGCCTTGGCCTTGCCGGTGCGTTCCGGCGAATTGCCTTCCAGCGTATCGATCAGCCGCTTGTGGATGGCGGCGGTGCGCGTCGGGCTGTCGATCTTCTGGCCGGTCAGGTCGGTGACATAGAAGGTGTCGATGACCTTCTCGCCGAAGGTGGTGATATGCGCCGAGGCGATGTCGAGCGACAGGTCGGAGAGCGTGCCGGTGATCTCGGAGAGCAGGCCCGGCCGGTCCAGCCCCTCGACCTCGATCACCGAGAAGCGGTTGGAGAGCGTGTTGCGGATCTCGGCGCGCGGCGGGATGCGGAACGCCTTGGCGCCGCGCTTCGGCTTGGTGCGCTTCTCGATCATCTCAGGCAGCCAGCTCTTGCCGGAAAGCACGTCCTCGATCAGCCGGCCGACCCGCTCGGCGCGGCGCCGCTCGTCCTCGTCGAGGTCGAACTCCCGGGAGATCAGGATGGTGTCCAGCGCGCGTCCGTCGGATGTGGTGAAGATTTGCGCGTCGACGATGTTGCCGCCGGCCGCGGCGCAGGCTCCGGCGATGATCGACAGCAGGCGCGGATGGTCCGGCGCCAGCACGGTGATCTCGGTCACCGCCTCGAACTCATGCGTCTTGACCATGGTGGCGAGCTTCTTTCCCGCCGCGTCGGCCTCGCGGATGAATTCGGCATGGCGGAGCTGGTCCGGCAGGTCGACGGTCAGCAGATAGTTTTCGTAGTGCTGGGCGACATAGCGCTTGCGCTCCTTGGCCGGCCAGGCGCCAAGTGCCTCCGCCAGCCGCTCGCGCGCCGCGGCCGCACGCTCGGCGCGCGTGACCTCCGAAAAGCCGCCGGTAAGCAGCAGTTCGGTCTCGAAATAGAGCGTGCGCAGCAATTGCCCCTTCCAGCCGTTCCAGACACCGGGCCCGACGCCGCGGATGTCGCAGACGGTGAGGATCAAAAGCAGCTTCAGCCGTTCCACCGACTGCACGATCGAGGCGAAATCCTCGATCGTCTTACGGTCGTTGAGGTCGCGCGTCTGCGCCGTCATCGACATGACGAGATGGTTCTCGACCAGCCAGGCGACCGTCTCGGTGTCGGCGGCAGATAGTCCCATATGCGGGCAGATGCGCCGCGCAATGCGGGCGCCGGCCTCGGAATGATCCTCCGGCCTGCCCTTGGCGATGTCGTGCAGCAGCACGGCGACATAGAGCGCCTCGCGGCTCTTCTTCAGGCCCGGCATCAGCGAATGCGACAGCGGATGCACCTTGGCGCCGTCGCCGCGCTCGATCTCGGCCAGCACGCCGATGCAGCGGATCAGATGCTCGTCCACCGTGTAGTGGTGATACATCGAGAACTGCATCATGGCGACGATCTTGCCGAAGTCGGGGATCAGCCTGCCGAGCAGCCCGGCCTCGTTCATGCGCCGCAGGTTGAGTTCGGCGTTGCGGTCCGACGTCAATATGTCGAGGAACAGCCGGTTGGCCTCCTCGTCGCGCCGGAGCGACTTGTTGACGAGACCCAGCGAGCGGGTGAGCAGCTTCAGTGCGTCGGGATGGAACTCCAGCCCGTGCTTGTCGGCGAACCAGAAGAGCCTCAGCAGATTGACCGGGTCGCGCTCGAACACGCTGTCGTCGGCGATATTGATGCGGTGGTTGTCGACGATGAAGTCGGAGGTGCCGGCAAGCTTGCGCTTGCGCCGCTGGAAGGTGAGGAAGATGCGATTGAAGCCCGGCACATGCTTGGCCTGCTCTTCCTCGAGCGCCGCGCAGAAGATGCGGGTAAGATCGCCGACATCCTTGGCTACGAGGAAATAATGCTTCATGAAGCGCTCGACCGCCGACAGGCCGGGATGCGTGGTGTAGCCGAGCCGTTCGGCGATCTCGCGCTGGATGTCGAAGTGCAGCCGCTCTTCCGCCTTGCCGGTGAGGAAATGCATGTGGCAGCGCACGGCCCACAAAAAGTCCTCGGCCTTCTGGAATTCGCGGTATTCGGCGTCGGTGAAGACGCCCTTCTCGACGAGTTCCTCGCCAGTGCGCACGCGATAGAAGTATTTGCCGATCCAGAACAGCGTCTGCAGGTCGCGCAACCCGCCCTTGCCGTCCTTGACGTTGGGCTCGACCAGATAGCGGCTTTCGCCGGCCTTGGCATGGCGCTCGTCGCGCTCGGCGAGCTTCGCCTGCACATATTCCGGCCCGGTCGTGCGCACCACCTCATGGTCGAAGCGGGTCAGCAGCTCGTCATAGAGCTTGCGTTCGCCCCACAGGAAACGTGCCTCGAGGATCGAGGTGCGGATGGTGATGTCGCTGCGTGAGAGCCTGAGGCATTCCTCGATGTTGCGGGTGGCATGGCCGACCTTCAGCCCCATGTCCCACAGCATGTAGAGCATGTATTCGACGATCTGCTCGCCCCACGGCGTCTGCTTGTAGGGCAAGAGGAAAAGCAGGTCGATGTCGGAGCCCGGCGCCAGCGTGCCGCGACCGTAGCCGCCGACGGCCACGACCGCCATGCGCTCGGCCACGGACCGGTTCTTGACCCGGTAGACGTGGGTGGCGGCGAAATCATAGAGCGCCCGGATCAGTTCATCCATCAGATGCGAGAGCCGTTCGGCGCAGGCATTGCCGCCGCCATCCTGCTTGAGCATAGCCTCGGCGATCCTGCGGCCCTCCGCCAGCCTGCCTTTGAGCAATTGGAGGACGGCGGTGCGAACCGCCGGTCCCGAACCATCGCCGGCGCTTGTCGCCGTCAGCGCGGTCAGGTCGCGGCGCAAGGCTTCGCCATCGATGATTTCTTCGAGTTTCAGGGAGATCTTTGCCATTCGGCGGCGTCTATAGCCTGTTTTCGCGGCGCTGTGTATGGGGGGCGGGCGGTCGCGATTTGCCGTCGCGCGGAGGCGTGATCCGCAATCGCCCCGGTCGATTTTCGCAAAAGTCGAAACCGGCCCTTGACCTTCCAGTTACTGGAAGGACTACCTCCGCCTCAATTCGAGAATTCCGAGGTATTGCGATGACCCATTCCGACCATCACCACCATCATGCGCATGGCGCCTGCTGCTCCGTGAAGAGCACCGCACCCGTCGCCGAGGCGGTGATCCGCGATCCTGTCTGCGGCATGACGGTCGATCCGGCGGCTGGCAAGCCGACGGCCGAGCATGGCGGCCGGACGTTCCATTTCTGTAGCGAGCGCTGCCGCGCGAAATTCCAGGCGGAGCCCGAGAGCTACCTGACGGCCACCGATCCCGTCTGCGGCATGAGCGTCGATCGGGCGAGCGCGAAGCACTTCCTGCGTCATGAAGGGCAGGGCTTCTATTTCTGCTCCGCCGGTTGCAAGGGTAAGTTCGAGGCGGAGCCGGCAAAATATCTTGCCGGCCGCCCCGAGCCGCAGCCGATGCCGAAGGGCACGCAATACACTTGCCCCATGCACCCCGAGATCATCCGCGACAGGCCCGGTTCCTGCCCGATCTGCGGCATGGCGCTGGAGCCGATGGGCGTGCCGACCGGCGATGAAGGCCCTAACCCGGAACTCGTCGATTTCACGCGCCGGTTCTGGGTCAGCGCGGTGCTTTCCGTGCCGCTTCTGATCGTCGCCATGGCGCCAATGCTGGGCCTCAGCTTCGAAAGCCTCATCGACGGTCGCACGAAGACCTGGGCGGAACTGGCGCTGTCGAGCCCTGTGGCGTTGTGGGCGGCGTTTCCGTTCTTCCATCGTGGCTGGGAGTCGATCCTCAACCGCAGCCCGAATATGTGGACGCTGATTTCGCTGGGCGTCGGCGCGGCCTATCTCTACAGCGTGGTCGCCGCCCTGTTCCCGGGCATCTTCCCGCATCAGTTCCGCGGGCACGACGGCACTGTCCCGGTCTATTTCGAGGCCGCCGCCGTCATCGTCGCGCTGGTCTTCCTCGGCCAGGTGCTGGAATTGCGCGCCCGCGAGCGCACCGGCTCGGCCATCCGCGCCCTGCTCGACCTTGCGCCGAAGACGGCGCGGCTGATCGGCGCCGACGGCTCCGAGAAGGACGTGCCGCTCGATCATGTCAAGACCGGAGATCGGCTTCGCATCCGCCCCGGCGACGCGGTGCCGGTCGACGGCATCGTGCTGGAGGGCCGCTCGGCGATCGACGAATCCATGATCACGGGCGAGCCGCTGCCAGTCGAGAAGACTGAGGGCGACAATCTTACCGGGGGCACGCTGAACAAGAACGGCTCGCTGGTCATGCGCGCCGAGAAGGTCGGCGCGGAAACCACGCTGTCGCGCATCGTCGAGCTGGTCGCCAAGGCGCAGCGTTCGCGCGCCCCGATCCAGGGCCTGGCCGACCGCGTGTCCTTCTATTTCGTCCCGGCCGTCGTGCTGGTCGCGGTCGTCGCCTTCATCGCCTGGGCGCTCCTCGGTCCTTCGCCCAGCCTGATCTTCGCCATCGTCTCGGCGGTGTCGGTGCTGATCATCGCCTGCCCCTGCGCGCTTGGCCTTGCCACGCCGATGTCGATCATGACGGCGACCGGGCGCGGCGCGCATGCCGGCGTGCTGATCAAGGAAGCGGCGGCGCTCGAACGCTTCGCCGCCGTCGACACGCT
It contains:
- a CDS encoding heavy metal translocating P-type ATPase produces the protein MTHSDHHHHHAHGACCSVKSTAPVAEAVIRDPVCGMTVDPAAGKPTAEHGGRTFHFCSERCRAKFQAEPESYLTATDPVCGMSVDRASAKHFLRHEGQGFYFCSAGCKGKFEAEPAKYLAGRPEPQPMPKGTQYTCPMHPEIIRDRPGSCPICGMALEPMGVPTGDEGPNPELVDFTRRFWVSAVLSVPLLIVAMAPMLGLSFESLIDGRTKTWAELALSSPVALWAAFPFFHRGWESILNRSPNMWTLISLGVGAAYLYSVVAALFPGIFPHQFRGHDGTVPVYFEAAAVIVALVFLGQVLELRARERTGSAIRALLDLAPKTARLIGADGSEKDVPLDHVKTGDRLRIRPGDAVPVDGIVLEGRSAIDESMITGEPLPVEKTEGDNLTGGTLNKNGSLVMRAEKVGAETTLSRIVELVAKAQRSRAPIQGLADRVSFYFVPAVVLVAVVAFIAWALLGPSPSLIFAIVSAVSVLIIACPCALGLATPMSIMTATGRGAHAGVLIKEAAALERFAAVDTLIVDKTGTLTEGKPRLTDVVAAEGIEENELLGLAAALEKGSEHPLAEAIVEGAAARGLKLADAADFEAVTGKGVSGTVSGRKVALGNAAMMADLGVGTSAANAEALQADGKTAMFVAVDGGFAGIVAVADPVKATTTEAIRALHDKGLKIIMATGDNERTAKAIAGRLGIDDIRAGLLPDGKSALVEELRGKGAVVAMAGDGVNDAPALAAADVGIAMGTGADVAVESAGITLVKGDLYGIVRARTLAQATIRNIRQNLFFAFLYNVLGVPVAAGVLYPLTGTLLSPMIAAAAMSLSSVSVIGNALRLRTLKL
- a CDS encoding [protein-PII] uridylyltransferase; protein product: MAKISLKLEEIIDGEALRRDLTALTATSAGDGSGPAVRTAVLQLLKGRLAEGRRIAEAMLKQDGGGNACAERLSHLMDELIRALYDFAATHVYRVKNRSVAERMAVVAVGGYGRGTLAPGSDIDLLFLLPYKQTPWGEQIVEYMLYMLWDMGLKVGHATRNIEECLRLSRSDITIRTSILEARFLWGERKLYDELLTRFDHEVVRTTGPEYVQAKLAERDERHAKAGESRYLVEPNVKDGKGGLRDLQTLFWIGKYFYRVRTGEELVEKGVFTDAEYREFQKAEDFLWAVRCHMHFLTGKAEERLHFDIQREIAERLGYTTHPGLSAVERFMKHYFLVAKDVGDLTRIFCAALEEEQAKHVPGFNRIFLTFQRRKRKLAGTSDFIVDNHRINIADDSVFERDPVNLLRLFWFADKHGLEFHPDALKLLTRSLGLVNKSLRRDEEANRLFLDILTSDRNAELNLRRMNEAGLLGRLIPDFGKIVAMMQFSMYHHYTVDEHLIRCIGVLAEIERGDGAKVHPLSHSLMPGLKKSREALYVAVLLHDIAKGRPEDHSEAGARIARRICPHMGLSAADTETVAWLVENHLVMSMTAQTRDLNDRKTIEDFASIVQSVERLKLLLILTVCDIRGVGPGVWNGWKGQLLRTLYFETELLLTGGFSEVTRAERAAAARERLAEALGAWPAKERKRYVAQHYENYLLTVDLPDQLRHAEFIREADAAGKKLATMVKTHEFEAVTEITVLAPDHPRLLSIIAGACAAAGGNIVDAQIFTTSDGRALDTILISREFDLDEDERRRAERVGRLIEDVLSGKSWLPEMIEKRTKPKRGAKAFRIPPRAEIRNTLSNRFSVIEVEGLDRPGLLSEITGTLSDLSLDIASAHITTFGEKVIDTFYVTDLTGQKIDSPTRTAAIHKRLIDTLEGNSPERTGKAKAAAE
- the murJ gene encoding murein biosynthesis integral membrane protein MurJ encodes the protein MSLVKKFATVASGTLMSRALGFGREMLMAAALGTGPVADAFNAAFQFPNTFRRLFAEGAFNAAFVPLFAKEIEQHGNEGAKRFSEEVFGVLFSALLALTVAMEVAMPLIVRYLVAPGFADIPGKFETTVTLATIMFPYLICMSLGAMMAGMLNSLRRYFAAAIAPAFLNIILISVLAYAWYHGLDAHDVGFGLSWGVLAAGIVQLAIVWVAVRHAGISIGFRRPKMTPNVKRLLILALPAAITGGITQINQLIGTAIASGQNSAVSSLAYADRIYQLPLGVVGVAVAIVLLPELSRALKSGNLIEAANLQNRSVEFTLFMTLPAAAALWVMSEPIVRLVYERGAFAANHSTPVVASILAIFGLGLPAFVLIKAFTPGYFAREDTRTPMIFAAISVGVNVATALTLFPSMGAPGIAVASAVAGWVNALMLLGMLIRRGHWGRDIPLLKRIPRLVLSAVIMATALYFAEHYFATRVGPGSPLVVKATTLFALVGGGAALYFIAAFGTGGADFGMIRRNVKRGSAKTPPVREQSPDP
- a CDS encoding type II toxin-antitoxin system VapC family toxin, whose translation is MFVDAAAIVAMLSNEVEAERCARAVTEASAPFTSAIAMWEAAMALARPEKLAIPVVRSAEIVNRFLEERAIALRELPPAVEAATLSIEAASRFRSNAMRLNMADCFHYACARHYAVPMLSTADEFRLTDLETVP